The following are encoded together in the Mastacembelus armatus chromosome 6, fMasArm1.2, whole genome shotgun sequence genome:
- the rassf9 gene encoding ras association domain-containing protein 9, with the protein MAPFGKNFLKARLKNRTKDVEPVAGKEIQVTVCTEEKVVCGVTKHTTCADMIQALLEDHKSIPESKRLLHGEPKDFCLVERWKGFERALPPLTRILRLWYAWGDQRPFIQFILVKTSDFVPQPAKKAVKSRGAKPKRWEHSSSQHPQSLPAEKQKRMVKKAFRKLEKLHRERKSSPGAEEIDQMVKLILNQDHTIREQIQRMRELDLEIERFELQVQRGAEPESSLAEPCSQSGEAPSDEQLQEFLHTSDGVTHLELQVQLHQNLILQLSRDIDAELRRTNVPVNQDEDSEQEGAAAASWVPSETEESFYTVELVRLQDELKNSLIAAVSLHNQASDIDKQLKHRDTTLVSMDQECWQLAAQLSSLQIVADGTEEESSPVPLEGETQCSVSQTVNLKHSLSPLDVTDTDSDTGISSTHSQDSLSPCLDFPPPLDTDV; encoded by the exons ATGGCTCCGTTTGGAAAAAACTTCCTGAAAGCTCGACTGAAAAACAG gaCAAAAGATGTTGAGCCTGTGGCAGGAAAAGAGATTCAGGTTACTGTCTGCACCGAGGAGAAGGTTGTCTGTGGAGTAACAAAGCACACAACATGTGCAGATATGATTCAGGCTTTACTGGAAGATCACAAGTCAATCCCAGAGAGCAAGCGACTCCTGCATGGGGAACCCAAAGACTTCTGTCTCGTCGAGCGCTGGAAGGGTTTTGAAAGAGCTTTGCCTCCTCTCACCAGAATCCTGAGGCTCTGGTATGCTTGGGGTGACCAGAGACCCTTTATCCAGTTTATTCTTGTCAAAACCAGTGACTTTGTACCTCAACCTGCCAAGAAGGCTGTAAAGTCCAGGGGGGCCAAGCCAAAGCGATGGGAACACAGTTCCTCCCAGCATCCTCAGTCTCTGCCAGCAGAGAAGCAAAAGCGCATGGTAAAGAAAGCTTTCCGCAAGCTGGAAAAGCttcacagggagagaaagagctCCCCAGGTGCTGAGGAGATCGACCAGATGGTGAAGCTTATTCTCAACCAGGACCACACCATCCGGGAGCAGATCCAGCGAATGCGGGAACTGGATTTGGAGATTGAGCGGTTTGAGCTTCAAGTGCAGAGAGGAGCCGAGCCCGAGAGTTCACTGGCTGAGCCCTGCAGTCAGAGCGGCGAGGCGCCCAGCGACGAACAGCTGCAGGAGTTTCTACACACCAGTGATGGGGTCACACACCTGGAGCTGCAGGTTCAGCTGCACCAGAACCTCATTCTCCAACTGTCTCGAGACATTGACGCTGAGCTGAGGAGGACTAACGTCCCTGTAAACCAGGATGAGGACAGTGAACAGGAAGGAGCAGCGGCTGCTTCCTGGGTTCCCTCTGAGACAGAAGAATCTTTCTACACCGTCGAACTTGTGAGGCTGCAAGATGAACTAAAAAACAGCCTTATTGCCGCCGTGTCCCTTCACAACCAAGCTTCAGATATAGACAAGCAGCTGAAGCACCGTGACACCACATTGGTCTCCATGGACCAGGAGTGTTGGCAGCTGGCTGCACAGCTGAGCTCGCTGCAAATTGTGGCTGATGGCACAGAGGAGGAGTCGAGCCCTGTCCCCCTGGAAGGTGAGACTCAGTGCAGCGTCTCACAGACAGTAAACCTCAAACACAGCCTGTCCCCTCTAGATGTTACAGACACGGACTCAGACACTGGGATTAGCTCCACACACAGTCAGGACTCGCTGTCACCATGTCTCGACTTCCCTCCCCCACTGGACACAGATGTTTGA
- the nts gene encoding neurotensin/neuromedin N: MQAQLACMLLLCFTCGGLSTDVDQEQQALEEELLSSLFTSKMKQNKQSAPYWRTSLANLCRMVSSLRQEVWSSEEQEDSELMEGSLQLLEELYSLRHICRALQSREERLLHNSLQYLEENSDAPLKRKSPYILKRQATHTTKSRRPYILKRSTIY, from the exons ATGCAGGCACAGTTGGCGTGTATGCTTCTCCTCTGTTTCACTTGTGGCGGACTTTCTACAG ACGTCGACCAGGAGCAGCAAGCTCTAGAGGAGGAGCTACTCAGCAGTCTCTTCACTTCTAAG ATGAAACAGAATAAGCAGAGTGCCCCCTACTGGCGCACGTCTCTGGCCAACCTGTGCAGGATGGTGAGCAGCCTGCGGCAGGAGGTGTGGAGCAGTGAGGAGCAGGAGGACAGTGAGCTGATGGAGGGAAGCctccagctgctggaggagctgtACAGCCTGAGACACATCTGTCGAGCCCTGCAGAGCCGggaggagagg CTACTCCACAACTCTCTACAATATTTAGAGGAGAACAGTGACGCTCCGCTGAAACGAAAATCACCCTACATCCTGAAGAGGCAGGCAACACACACCACCAAGTCCCGGAGGCCATACATCTTAAAAAGAAGTACAATTTACTGA